A section of the Rhizobium sp. SSA_523 genome encodes:
- a CDS encoding DUF1515 domain-containing protein, whose translation MTGSNDDILRVLGRVEEGIHRLREDFQEEKQSARESRSEIHRRLDRQAEDIVITGQIVAQQRDLTDGLKRTVEDEVLPTVNEVKQVKAMGKLAATVFFGLGLTAGGFAIWMSDTFVPIFRRWLRIE comes from the coding sequence ATGACGGGTTCAAATGACGACATCCTCCGCGTGCTGGGTCGCGTGGAGGAGGGTATCCACCGGCTGCGGGAGGATTTCCAGGAAGAGAAGCAGTCGGCCCGCGAAAGCCGCTCGGAGATCCACAGGCGACTAGACCGCCAGGCGGAGGACATCGTCATCACGGGTCAGATCGTGGCTCAACAGAGAGATCTGACAGACGGGCTTAAGAGGACGGTCGAAGATGAGGTCTTGCCCACAGTCAATGAGGTGAAGCAGGTGAAGGCGATGGGAAAACTCGCCGCTACCGTCTTCTTTGGTCTCGGCCTGACAGCAGGAGGGTTTGCGATCTGGATGAGCGATACCTTCGTCCCGATCTTTCGGAGATGGCTGAGGATCGAATAG
- a CDS encoding helix-turn-helix transcriptional regulator, with amino-acid sequence MTSPVVSTKSRDDLGALRRECGAWLKERREAAGLSQRDIAAKVGIEYYTFISQIEAGRGRVPPERYEAYAKGLNVDPREFTMTMLRYNEPIMYDLLFKDEQKAGSVQTSGPALSDLEKRLALLESKLMHD; translated from the coding sequence ATGACATCGCCCGTTGTATCAACGAAGAGCCGTGACGACCTCGGAGCTCTCCGTCGTGAGTGCGGCGCATGGCTTAAAGAGCGTCGCGAAGCAGCGGGCCTTTCTCAACGTGACATTGCGGCGAAAGTTGGGATCGAGTATTACACTTTTATCTCGCAGATCGAAGCTGGTCGCGGCCGCGTGCCGCCGGAGCGCTATGAGGCCTATGCGAAGGGGCTTAATGTGGACCCGCGCGAATTCACGATGACAATGCTGCGTTACAACGAACCCATCATGTACGATCTGCTGTTCAAGGATGAGCAGAAGGCTGGTTCGGTCCAAACCAGCGGTCCCGCCCTTTCCGATCTGGAGAAGCGTTTGGCGCTTCTTGAGTCGAAGCTGATGCACGACTGA
- a CDS encoding DUF4214 domain-containing protein, whose translation MATIQGVYVALFGRPADPTGLAYFNSVTSNGANLNGIGDLAGTQEFKDRFKDFSNTQIVNSIYNSLFGRDAEAAGLNFFVDALNKGTLNVKNIAIAILDGAQGTDKTIVTNKVAAADLYTKALDTPVEIASYVGNNAAAAGRTFISGVTTTVPTAGAVDTAVATMVTNSGVPGNTLSLVTGTDAIVVGTAATNSTDKNDTFNAKDGAGLANFWAPASDTINGGFGTDTLNATMYVTTAAATSGKVATDGLKSVEVVNVTSTGVATNLDLTAAKELTQIWNVGSTGNFSAIGLSAAQTTAGLSGALGTNTSTFGFTGVGTSDTAKLAFNAATGTGAVSIASAGTIAITNSGTSSQTNLTFDAAKTVTVAGSGDLTIGFATTTVTEAVNSSSFSGNLNANVGGLGNLKTVTTGGGNDTVTIDVTHANDVTINTGAGNDTINVVSDAGATKAIALTGGAGADAFVFGATGTLLANVNLAGGATAAEIVKTLVTVSDFDKAADAIKVVAGTPATARATLTGTDLGTISGQSDLYLAASKAAELANFNSGASKVAVFAYGTDSYIYQDVDGSGALSTGDMLVKVAGVSDVTSFTATNFVLAA comes from the coding sequence ATGGCTACCATCCAGGGCGTATACGTCGCGCTGTTCGGCCGTCCGGCTGACCCGACAGGTCTGGCTTACTTCAACTCCGTCACCAGCAACGGCGCCAACCTGAACGGGATCGGTGATCTTGCGGGGACTCAGGAGTTCAAAGATCGCTTCAAGGATTTCAGCAACACGCAGATCGTTAACTCGATTTACAATTCGCTTTTCGGCCGCGACGCTGAAGCTGCTGGCCTGAATTTCTTCGTAGACGCCCTAAATAAGGGTACGCTCAACGTAAAGAATATCGCGATCGCAATTCTCGACGGCGCTCAGGGCACTGATAAGACCATCGTGACCAACAAGGTTGCTGCTGCCGATCTTTACACCAAGGCGCTCGACACGCCGGTAGAAATTGCTTCGTATGTTGGCAACAACGCCGCAGCAGCCGGTCGGACATTTATCTCTGGCGTCACCACGACCGTTCCTACGGCCGGCGCTGTTGATACAGCTGTTGCTACCATGGTCACCAACAGCGGCGTGCCTGGGAATACGCTTTCGCTCGTAACGGGCACTGACGCGATCGTTGTCGGTACAGCCGCAACGAACTCAACTGACAAGAACGACACGTTCAACGCGAAGGACGGCGCAGGTCTTGCGAACTTCTGGGCTCCGGCATCTGACACCATCAATGGTGGCTTTGGTACCGATACGCTGAACGCAACGATGTACGTTACGACGGCTGCGGCAACCTCCGGCAAGGTGGCCACTGACGGCTTGAAGAGCGTGGAAGTTGTGAACGTCACTTCGACCGGTGTCGCCACCAACCTCGATTTGACTGCCGCCAAAGAATTGACGCAGATTTGGAACGTCGGCTCTACTGGCAATTTCTCTGCTATCGGATTGTCTGCTGCACAAACGACGGCTGGCCTCAGCGGTGCTCTTGGCACTAACACCAGCACGTTTGGTTTCACGGGCGTAGGCACCAGCGACACTGCTAAGCTGGCGTTCAACGCAGCCACGGGAACTGGTGCGGTTTCGATCGCTTCTGCTGGTACCATCGCTATCACTAACAGCGGAACGTCGTCTCAGACAAATCTTACGTTTGATGCAGCTAAGACTGTGACTGTCGCGGGTTCGGGCGATCTCACTATTGGGTTCGCGACTACGACCGTGACGGAAGCCGTCAATTCCTCGTCTTTCTCCGGTAATTTGAATGCAAATGTCGGTGGGCTGGGCAACTTGAAGACTGTTACCACTGGTGGCGGTAACGATACTGTGACGATCGACGTTACGCACGCCAATGACGTCACCATCAACACAGGAGCCGGTAACGATACGATTAACGTTGTTTCCGACGCTGGCGCGACCAAGGCCATCGCGTTGACGGGCGGCGCGGGTGCCGATGCCTTCGTGTTCGGCGCAACGGGAACGCTGTTGGCTAACGTCAACCTTGCTGGTGGTGCAACTGCTGCTGAGATCGTCAAGACACTGGTGACCGTGTCCGATTTCGATAAGGCTGCCGACGCAATCAAGGTAGTGGCAGGTACGCCGGCGACCGCGCGCGCTACCCTCACCGGGACGGATCTGGGCACTATCTCTGGCCAGTCTGATCTGTATCTTGCCGCTAGCAAGGCGGCAGAACTCGCCAACTTTAACAGCGGCGCCAGCAAGGTGGCTGTTTTTGCCTACGGCACAGACAGCTACATCTATCAGGACGTGGATGGAAGCGGTGCGCTTTCCACGGGTGACATGCTGGTGAAAGTCGCTGGCGTAAGCGACGTTACAAGCTTCACGGCAACGAACTTCGTTCTGGCAGCGTAA
- a CDS encoding DUF4214 domain-containing protein, whose amino-acid sequence MASIQGVYLAIFGRPADPAGLAYWTQQSNNGADLGKIIDVMTKLPEATGRFAGQSDTALITSIYQALFDRAPDAAGLAFFTQQLASGKQTIGSIAINILDGAKGSDLTLVQNRETAANVFTASLDTPAEIAAYNGTTAADFARSFIKTVTTDPASIPTPAQVQTSINSGLPGASGGQTPGEGQTPGGSGGGGGPTPPASTDIIKVNTSIAARDAFDNMYVGSGNSAKGFVTTTDTATGIELGLSVRHRFGGIEKDGSLLADNAVKFANIGTEDLAVAYSVYKNGGLDLSNHTYKLFFDNNPNTPTKNDGLIFILQNDEATKSDYKWVLDADKNGVINDLDKVNNTYVAIVDDASSPSKDALQNIQPLRTYINEATNKTGTTLDTAGSYDIRLSAYNNAGYLEAENTVRIAVSSNVSRNSDTSAASFTDNTLYAGKGNSADHFSIATINPGGTPLHLGLSGRKSGVADHGAGVLSKQDGLVHFKATPDAINERFAYSIESTEKPLSDYKILLKIDNDSSQSSNFVVYELVAQPSVSKTNPNNSDSQVSWKKVTDGYGFDRIGDDGGDAQGHITQNIMNISWFDATPADYKLAGGRYDVILEAWSPDGSTLLGMNHVVFDATLT is encoded by the coding sequence ATGGCTTCAATTCAAGGAGTCTATCTGGCCATATTCGGTCGTCCGGCAGATCCGGCCGGCCTTGCCTACTGGACCCAGCAAAGCAACAACGGAGCCGATCTCGGCAAAATCATCGACGTGATGACCAAGCTACCGGAAGCCACCGGCCGTTTTGCCGGTCAATCCGATACGGCCCTCATCACCAGCATTTACCAGGCGCTCTTCGACCGCGCGCCGGATGCCGCGGGCCTGGCCTTCTTCACCCAGCAGCTCGCCAGCGGCAAGCAGACCATCGGCAGCATCGCGATCAATATTCTGGACGGCGCCAAGGGCAGCGACCTGACGCTGGTGCAGAACCGCGAGACGGCCGCCAATGTCTTCACCGCCAGCCTCGATACGCCGGCGGAAATCGCCGCATATAACGGGACGACGGCCGCCGATTTCGCCCGCTCCTTCATCAAGACGGTAACGACCGACCCGGCTTCGATCCCGACCCCTGCCCAGGTGCAGACCTCCATCAATTCCGGCCTGCCCGGCGCCTCCGGCGGCCAAACACCGGGCGAAGGTCAGACGCCTGGCGGTAGCGGTGGTGGTGGCGGGCCAACTCCGCCAGCTTCGACAGACATCATCAAAGTGAACACCTCCATCGCCGCACGGGACGCCTTCGATAATATGTACGTTGGCTCCGGCAACTCGGCGAAAGGCTTTGTCACCACAACAGACACCGCTACAGGCATAGAACTGGGGCTGAGCGTGCGCCATCGATTTGGCGGAATTGAAAAAGACGGTTCTTTACTAGCGGATAACGCTGTCAAGTTCGCCAACATCGGAACAGAAGATCTCGCCGTTGCGTACTCGGTGTATAAGAATGGCGGCCTAGATCTCAGCAACCACACTTACAAACTGTTCTTCGACAATAACCCTAATACTCCGACGAAAAACGACGGCCTGATATTCATTCTGCAAAATGATGAGGCTACGAAGAGCGACTACAAATGGGTGTTAGATGCCGACAAAAATGGCGTTATCAATGACCTTGACAAAGTGAATAACACTTATGTTGCGATCGTCGATGATGCATCGAGCCCTTCCAAGGACGCTCTTCAGAACATTCAACCACTGCGAACGTACATCAACGAAGCCACTAACAAGACGGGTACGACTCTCGACACCGCTGGATCGTATGACATCAGACTTTCAGCATACAATAATGCAGGCTACTTGGAGGCTGAAAATACTGTCCGAATTGCTGTCAGTTCTAATGTATCACGAAATTCAGACACTAGCGCTGCGAGCTTCACTGATAATACGCTTTACGCAGGAAAGGGCAACTCAGCAGATCACTTCTCGATCGCAACTATCAATCCAGGTGGCACCCCTCTTCATCTTGGACTGAGTGGCAGGAAATCTGGGGTGGCCGACCACGGTGCAGGCGTCTTGAGCAAACAAGACGGCCTAGTTCACTTCAAAGCAACGCCGGATGCGATCAATGAAAGATTTGCTTATTCGATCGAGTCCACGGAAAAGCCGCTATCCGACTACAAAATATTGCTGAAGATCGACAACGACAGTTCGCAAAGCTCAAATTTCGTTGTCTATGAGCTGGTCGCACAACCGTCGGTTTCCAAAACCAATCCTAATAATAGCGACTCGCAGGTCAGTTGGAAAAAGGTCACCGATGGTTACGGATTTGACAGAATCGGTGACGACGGCGGCGATGCCCAGGGCCACATTACGCAGAATATCATGAATATCTCTTGGTTTGATGCAACACCGGCAGATTATAAACTTGCGGGCGGACGGTATGACGTGATTCTTGAGGCTTGGAGCCCCGACGGCTCAACCTTACTTGGGATGAACCACGTTGTCTTCGACGCAACGCTTACGTAA
- a CDS encoding methyl-accepting chemotaxis protein, with protein sequence MSIRSKILALVAAMAFVAISIGAICTYTLNAYDGHVSEYELAAKRAQYGEHLNRIVTAVVMELRGAYNSEGTEEAKPFAAGAAKQLENMNALLAEWQKVIPSEEKADFDKLLQNAAAFTIFRTETIRLATEIGGEAANAHGNTDDNRANRKAFQKEIDNVVNADKAKLAAMSQSMHEFQATALLIIILATVVGVVGGAGAAIYVATFKISRPIVQVTKVMGTLADGDYSVEVPFTGRSDEIGAMAAAVNVFKQNGLDVQRMNAQETAMRMKNQELQSGLATVVSSAADGDFSKRITKDYGDENLNQFARNVNQLVASVEIGVTETSRVMKLLSGGDLTQSMQGEFRGVFDELKKNVNGTVAHLERTIQDIRSASDSLNANSAELRNSSDSLSKRTEQQAAALEESSAALDEITAVVRNSTDRAQEASKMVGEAKARTEQSSRIVTDAIKAMADIENASREITQIINVIDEIAFQTNLLALNAGVEAARAGEAGKGFAVVAQEVRELAQRSATAAKDIKNLITKSGESVQVGVALVEQTGSSLTDIERYVLQINERIHSIANASQEQSTGLHEVNTAVNQMDQVTQQNAAMVEETAAATHKLSAEADSLGRLVAQFKIRQQSVLRAVDGRDRQSSAPAVHRMTSAVARAMGGAAAERREWAEF encoded by the coding sequence ATGAGCATTCGGAGCAAAATTCTCGCACTCGTCGCGGCGATGGCGTTCGTTGCAATTTCCATCGGCGCAATCTGTACCTACACCCTGAACGCATATGATGGCCATGTCTCCGAGTATGAGCTTGCAGCGAAGCGTGCGCAGTATGGCGAGCACCTGAACCGCATCGTGACGGCGGTCGTCATGGAGTTGCGAGGCGCTTATAACTCCGAAGGAACAGAAGAAGCGAAGCCGTTCGCGGCCGGAGCAGCCAAGCAACTAGAGAATATGAATGCCCTTCTGGCGGAATGGCAAAAAGTGATACCTTCAGAAGAAAAGGCCGATTTCGATAAGTTGCTACAGAACGCAGCAGCCTTCACTATCTTCAGAACTGAAACTATTCGGCTGGCTACCGAGATTGGAGGCGAGGCTGCCAATGCTCATGGCAATACCGATGACAATCGCGCCAACCGCAAAGCCTTCCAGAAGGAAATCGATAATGTCGTGAATGCCGACAAGGCAAAGCTGGCCGCCATGTCGCAATCCATGCATGAGTTTCAGGCGACGGCATTGCTGATCATCATCCTGGCGACCGTCGTGGGCGTGGTCGGTGGTGCGGGCGCGGCAATCTATGTCGCGACCTTCAAGATCAGCCGGCCCATCGTTCAGGTCACCAAGGTCATGGGCACGCTGGCCGATGGCGACTATAGTGTTGAGGTTCCCTTCACCGGCCGGTCGGACGAAATCGGTGCCATGGCGGCGGCTGTCAATGTGTTCAAGCAGAACGGCCTGGACGTTCAAAGGATGAACGCCCAGGAAACGGCTATGAGGATGAAGAACCAGGAGCTGCAATCGGGGCTGGCGACCGTCGTCTCTTCGGCTGCCGACGGAGATTTCTCCAAGCGGATCACCAAGGACTACGGCGACGAAAACCTCAACCAGTTCGCGCGCAACGTCAATCAGCTGGTGGCCTCGGTCGAGATCGGCGTGACAGAAACCAGCCGGGTGATGAAACTTCTCTCCGGAGGTGACCTGACCCAGTCCATGCAGGGCGAGTTCCGGGGCGTGTTCGACGAGCTGAAGAAGAACGTGAATGGCACCGTCGCTCATCTGGAGCGGACGATCCAGGACATCCGCTCTGCAAGCGACAGCCTGAACGCCAACAGTGCGGAACTGCGCAATTCCTCCGACAGTCTTTCCAAGCGGACGGAACAGCAGGCCGCGGCCCTGGAAGAATCCTCTGCCGCGCTGGACGAGATCACCGCCGTGGTGCGCAATTCGACAGATCGTGCTCAGGAAGCAAGCAAGATGGTCGGTGAGGCCAAGGCGCGCACCGAACAGTCCTCCCGCATTGTGACGGACGCCATCAAGGCCATGGCAGATATTGAAAACGCCTCGCGCGAGATCACCCAGATCATCAATGTCATTGACGAGATCGCCTTCCAGACGAACCTGCTCGCGCTCAATGCCGGCGTCGAAGCCGCCCGTGCCGGCGAGGCGGGCAAGGGCTTTGCGGTGGTGGCCCAGGAGGTGCGGGAACTGGCCCAGCGCTCGGCTACCGCTGCCAAGGACATCAAGAACCTGATCACCAAATCGGGAGAGAGCGTGCAGGTGGGCGTGGCTCTGGTCGAGCAGACGGGCAGCTCCCTCACGGATATCGAACGCTACGTGTTGCAGATCAACGAGCGCATCCATTCGATTGCCAATGCATCGCAGGAACAGTCGACAGGGCTGCACGAGGTCAACACCGCCGTCAACCAGATGGACCAGGTGACGCAGCAGAATGCCGCTATGGTGGAGGAGACGGCCGCCGCGACGCACAAGCTGTCTGCCGAGGCGGACAGCCTTGGCCGGCTGGTCGCGCAGTTCAAGATCCGCCAGCAGTCCGTCTTGCGCGCCGTCGATGGCCGCGACCGGCAATCCTCGGCGCCGGCCGTGCATCGCATGACGAGCGCGGTGGCAAGAGCCATGGGCGGAGCGGCTGCCGAACGCCGGGAATGGGCGGAGTTCTAA
- a CDS encoding type II toxin-antitoxin system ParD family antitoxin → MKTPTMRNFSVSLTLYHAAMMDAAVESGSYASNSEIIREGLRLWEMRQEIKKLEMARLRRLAVEDALGGDISEAEREIIKASLKADGLVSD, encoded by the coding sequence ATGAAAACGCCGACCATGCGCAACTTTTCAGTATCTCTGACGCTCTATCACGCTGCCATGATGGACGCCGCGGTTGAGAGCGGCAGCTACGCATCGAACAGCGAGATAATTCGAGAAGGGCTGCGCCTTTGGGAGATGCGCCAGGAAATCAAAAAGCTGGAAATGGCCCGCCTTAGACGTCTGGCTGTGGAAGACGCTCTAGGTGGCGACATATCTGAAGCCGAACGGGAGATTATCAAGGCTAGCTTAAAGGCTGACGGCTTGGTCAGCGACTGA
- a CDS encoding thermonuclease family protein yields MRHIIVVMIAVLLPTTSYAIEECTGDDRAARKVTCVVDGDTLWEKGKKLRMLEIDAPETFCAACERERQMGEAAKNRLIALMERGYRIRYSGEKDRTSDKRDLVEVILSDGRDAGQVLIREGLAQAWPNKGNKWCGR; encoded by the coding sequence TTGAGACATATCATAGTTGTCATGATCGCTGTGCTGCTACCCACGACCTCATATGCCATTGAGGAGTGTACAGGCGACGACCGCGCGGCGCGCAAGGTGACATGTGTCGTCGATGGTGACACGCTTTGGGAGAAGGGGAAAAAGCTCCGCATGCTGGAAATAGATGCGCCCGAGACTTTCTGTGCGGCATGCGAACGAGAGCGACAAATGGGTGAGGCCGCGAAGAATCGGCTGATCGCTCTGATGGAGCGGGGATACCGGATCCGCTACTCTGGAGAGAAAGACAGGACCAGCGACAAGCGTGACCTGGTCGAGGTGATCCTGTCCGACGGAAGAGATGCCGGGCAGGTCCTCATACGCGAGGGTCTCGCCCAGGCGTGGCCTAACAAGGGCAACAAGTGGTGCGGCCGCTAA
- a CDS encoding amino acid ABC transporter ATP-binding protein, whose product MPVSSTDVAIQITKLNKWYGDFHVLRDIDLTVMRGERIVVAGPSGSGKSTMIRCINRLEEHQSGQIIVDNIELTNDLKKIDEVRREVGMVFQHFNLFPHLTILENCTLAPVWVRKMPKKEAEAVAMHYLERVKIPEQAHKYPGQLSGGQQQRVAIARSLCMKPKIMLFDEPTSALDPEMVKEVLDTMVSLAEEGMTMLCVTHEMGFARQVANRVIFMDQGQIVEQNAPAEFFDNPQHERTKLFLSQILH is encoded by the coding sequence ATGCCGGTTTCCAGCACCGATGTGGCCATCCAGATCACCAAGCTCAACAAATGGTACGGCGATTTCCACGTGCTGCGCGATATCGACCTGACGGTCATGCGCGGCGAGCGCATCGTCGTGGCCGGGCCATCCGGTTCGGGCAAGTCGACGATGATCCGCTGCATCAACCGCCTGGAAGAGCACCAGTCGGGCCAGATCATCGTCGACAATATCGAGCTGACCAACGACCTGAAGAAGATCGACGAGGTCCGCCGGGAAGTCGGCATGGTCTTCCAGCATTTCAACCTCTTTCCGCATCTGACGATCCTGGAAAACTGCACGCTGGCGCCGGTCTGGGTTCGCAAGATGCCGAAGAAGGAAGCCGAAGCGGTGGCGATGCACTATCTGGAACGCGTCAAGATTCCGGAACAGGCGCATAAATATCCCGGCCAGCTTTCCGGCGGCCAGCAGCAGCGTGTCGCCATCGCCCGCTCGCTGTGCATGAAGCCGAAGATCATGCTGTTCGACGAACCTACCTCGGCGCTGGACCCGGAAATGGTCAAGGAAGTTCTCGACACCATGGTGAGCCTTGCCGAGGAAGGCATGACCATGCTCTGCGTCACCCATGAAATGGGGTTTGCGCGCCAGGTTGCCAATCGGGTGATCTTCATGGACCAGGGGCAGATCGTCGAGCAGAACGCGCCGGCCGAATTCTTCGACAATCCGCAGCACGAGCGTACCAAGCTCTTCCTCAGCCAGATCCTGCACTAG
- a CDS encoding amino acid ABC transporter permease encodes MAHTDSSFVRLQMAPAQPAPSSQVGPVHWLRHNLFATVGDTIMTILALALLVYTLPGIIQWLFIDATWSGADRTACATVSQGGVLPDGQSGACWAFVSAKFEQFIFGRYPRDLYWRPMLVMVLFVALLIPMLMPKAPLKGWNALALFIVLPVIAFFLLGGGFGLQPVETQLWGGLMVTLILSFFGITVSLPFGILLALGRRSNMPVIKMLCVLFIEVIRGIPLITVLFMASVMLPLFLPDGWTFDKLLRALVGVSLFSSAYMAEVIRGGLQAIPKGQFEGADSLGLSYWQKTRLIILPQAIKLVIPGIVNTFIGLFKDTSLVYIIGMFDLLGIVTLNQSDANWSTPVTPMTGYVFAGFVFWIFCFAMSRYSLFMERHLDTGHKH; translated from the coding sequence ATGGCGCATACCGACTCTTCCTTCGTGCGCCTGCAGATGGCGCCCGCCCAGCCGGCCCCATCGAGCCAGGTCGGCCCGGTCCACTGGTTGCGGCACAATCTTTTCGCGACGGTTGGCGACACGATCATGACGATCCTGGCGCTGGCACTGCTCGTCTATACCCTGCCCGGCATCATCCAGTGGCTGTTCATCGACGCGACCTGGAGCGGCGCGGACCGGACGGCCTGCGCAACGGTGTCGCAGGGCGGGGTTCTGCCGGATGGCCAATCCGGCGCCTGCTGGGCCTTTGTCTCGGCAAAATTCGAGCAGTTCATCTTCGGCCGCTACCCACGCGACCTTTATTGGCGCCCCATGCTGGTCATGGTGCTGTTCGTGGCCCTGCTGATCCCCATGCTGATGCCGAAGGCGCCGCTGAAGGGGTGGAATGCCCTGGCGCTGTTCATCGTCCTGCCGGTCATCGCCTTCTTCCTGCTGGGCGGCGGTTTCGGTCTGCAGCCGGTCGAAACCCAGCTGTGGGGCGGCCTCATGGTCACCCTGATCCTGTCCTTCTTCGGCATTACCGTGTCACTGCCCTTCGGCATCCTGCTGGCCCTGGGGCGGCGGTCGAACATGCCGGTCATCAAGATGCTGTGCGTCCTCTTCATCGAGGTCATTCGCGGCATCCCGCTGATCACCGTCCTGTTCATGGCAAGCGTCATGCTGCCGCTTTTCCTCCCCGATGGCTGGACCTTCGACAAGCTGCTGCGGGCGCTGGTCGGCGTGTCGCTGTTTTCCTCGGCCTATATGGCCGAAGTGATCCGCGGCGGGCTGCAGGCCATTCCCAAGGGACAGTTCGAGGGCGCCGACTCGCTCGGCCTCAGCTATTGGCAGAAGACGCGGCTGATCATCCTGCCGCAGGCCATCAAGCTGGTCATTCCCGGCATCGTCAACACCTTCATCGGTCTCTTCAAGGACACCTCGCTCGTCTACATTATCGGCATGTTCGATCTCTTGGGCATCGTGACGCTCAACCAGTCGGACGCCAACTGGTCGACGCCGGTTACCCCGATGACCGGTTATGTCTTTGCCGGCTTTGTCTTCTGGATCTTCTGCTTTGCCATGTCCCGCTATTCGCTCTTCATGGAGCGGCATCTCGACACCGGCCACAAGCATTAA
- a CDS encoding amino acid ABC transporter permease — MAKQQKPRSSTSSLIYDPKVRGIFYQVLTVALVALFVWTITQNTINNLAKANIASGFGFLEGRAGFDIAQTLIPYSSDSTYGRALIVGLLNTLQVAIFGIITASIIGFIVGIARLSRNWLIARLAQVYVEIFRNIPPLLVILFWYKGVIAVLPQARDSIELPLFSYLNNRGFFFPRAVWGSDAWLIGLAFIVAVVASFIIFRWGRRRQAATGKQFRSGWTAVGLIIGLPTLTYLALGTPLSFDYPIAGRFNLTGGSSIGPEFISLFLALSFYTASFIAEIVRGGIMAVPKGQTEAASALGIRPSVTTRLVIIPQAMRIIIPPLTSQYLNLTKNSSLAVAVGFADVVAVGGTMLNQTGQAVEIVALWLVIYLSISVTTALFMNWFNAKMALVER, encoded by the coding sequence TTGGCAAAACAGCAAAAACCACGATCATCCACATCATCGCTCATCTATGATCCCAAAGTGCGGGGGATCTTCTATCAGGTGCTCACCGTCGCGCTCGTCGCGCTCTTCGTCTGGACGATCACGCAAAACACCATCAACAACCTGGCCAAGGCGAATATCGCGTCCGGCTTCGGTTTTCTGGAAGGGCGGGCCGGCTTCGACATCGCCCAGACCCTGATCCCCTATAGCAGCGATTCCACCTATGGCCGCGCGCTGATCGTCGGCCTGCTCAACACGCTGCAGGTGGCGATCTTCGGTATCATCACGGCCTCCATCATCGGCTTTATCGTCGGCATTGCGCGGCTGTCGCGGAACTGGCTGATCGCGCGTCTGGCCCAGGTCTATGTGGAAATCTTCCGCAATATCCCGCCGCTGCTCGTCATCCTGTTCTGGTACAAGGGTGTGATCGCGGTCCTGCCGCAAGCGCGCGATTCGATCGAATTGCCGCTCTTCTCCTATCTCAACAATCGCGGCTTCTTCTTCCCGAGAGCCGTCTGGGGCAGCGATGCCTGGCTGATCGGGCTCGCCTTCATCGTGGCGGTCGTCGCATCGTTCATCATCTTCCGCTGGGGGCGTCGGCGCCAGGCCGCCACCGGCAAGCAGTTCCGCTCCGGCTGGACGGCGGTCGGCCTGATCATCGGCCTGCCCACCCTGACCTATCTCGCGCTCGGGACGCCGCTCTCCTTCGACTATCCGATCGCCGGGCGCTTCAACCTGACCGGCGGCAGTTCCATCGGCCCGGAATTCATCTCCCTCTTCCTGGCGCTGTCCTTCTACACCGCATCCTTCATCGCCGAGATCGTCCGCGGCGGGATCATGGCCGTGCCCAAGGGCCAGACGGAAGCGGCAAGCGCGCTCGGCATCCGGCCTTCCGTCACCACAAGGCTGGTGATCATCCCGCAGGCCATGCGGATCATCATTCCGCCGCTGACCAGCCAGTATCTGAACCTGACGAAGAACTCCTCGCTCGCGGTTGCCGTCGGCTTTGCCGACGTGGTGGCTGTTGGCGGGACCATGCTGAACCAGACCGGCCAGGCTGTGGAAATCGTCGCGCTGTGGCTTGTGATCTACCTGTCGATCTCCGTCACCACCGCACTGTTCATGAACTGGTTCAACGCCAAGATGGCCCTGGTGGAGAGATAA